The genomic DNA CGCCGACGTCCTCGGTCTCGGTCAGCGTGCCGGCGATGAAGATGCGGTTCGCGCGGGCGCCGGTCGGCAGCAGGACGTACACCGGGGCTCGCTCCTCGTCCGATTCCTTGAACGTGTGGGTCGCGTCGTTGAACTCGTCGGCGAACACGCGCCGGGCGACCTCTCTGGTGGGTGTTCCGCTCATGTCACATCGACCTCGCTCTGATGAGGACGTCTTCGGCATCCGTCGGCCCGGCGAGCTCCTCCATCTCGTCGACGAGGAGGTACCGGCCCATCGTGGGGCCGGCGACGCGGTAGTAGAGGCCGAGGGTCTTCTCGCGCATCTCCTCGGCGACGACGGTCGTGTCGAGCGCGTCCATCGCCATGTCCTGTGCTTCCTGGAGGCCGATGCCGGTCAGCTCCTCGGTGGCCTCCTTGTCGAAGATGACCTCGTGGACCTCGACGCCGTCGTCGAGGACCCCCTTGATGCGGAGGTCGAACTCGCCCTCGACCTCGCCGTGCTCGGAGCACCGTCCGTTCTGGAGGACGCGGGTGCAGCCCTCCTCGGGGCAGCGCTTGATGAGCCCGGACCCGCTCTGGATGTCCACCAGCGCGCCCGTCACCTCCTCGGTGTTGTCGCCGACCTCGATGTCCTCGTCGAGCTCCTCGACGGTGGTCGTCCGGTTGAGCTTCACCGAGTAGTCGCCCTGGTACTCGTCGGAGACCAGGTTACCGAGGCGGTAGACCGTCCCCTCCTCCAGCTCGGGGAGGTCGGAGTCGGCCCACTTGGTGAACTTGATGGTGCCCGTCTCGTCGCCGATCAGGCCGACCTGTCCGACGGCGTCGCTCCGGGGCTCCCAGAGGTCGACGACCTTGGCGGTGAGGGCGAGCCACATCTCGTCCTCGTCCACGTCCTCGACGTTCATCTCCTCGGAGCCGCCGCCCCCGCCGCTCCGGACGTCGTCGCGCTCGAGTCCCGCTTCGTCGAGGTAGTGACTGACGACGCTCCGGCGGGCCTCCTCGATGGGCACCCGGTACTCGTTGACGAGGTTGTCGAGTCGCTCCTCGACCTCCTCGACTGTCAGGTCCAAGTGTTCGGAGAACTGTTCGCGTACGTCTTCCGCGTGCTGGCGCACATCGCTCATTGTCGAATCCGTCTCCGCGTCGTTTTCTTCGGGAGACATGCGACGGGTTAGTGCGCTATGGTATAAAAACCTCGGTGTCCCCGGAGTGAAAGTGAAACTGAAGCCGTCGACCCGTCTCGCCCGGCTTCGCGGCTACCGGGCGTCGAGCGCGAGCGCCGCTCCCAGCCCCACGAGGAGCGACCCCGAGACCCACCGGAGACCGTCGGCGAGGCGGGGCCGGGCGCGGAACGCCGACCGGACCCCGCCCGAGAGCAGGCCGACGGTTCCGAGATAGGCCGCGGTCAGCGCGGCGTAGGTCCCGCCGAGCGCGAGCATCTCGGGGATGGGAGTGGCGCCCGAGGCGGCAGGTCCGCCGCCGGCGCCGACGAACTGCGGGAGGAACGCGAGGAAGAACAGCGCGACCTTCGGGTTGAGGACGTTGACCGTCACGCCCCGGAGGAAGCCGCGACGGAGGTCGGGGGCCGCCTCACCGCCCTCGGGCAGCCCATTTTCGTCGCTCACCAGGTCGAGGTCCTGGCCCCGCCACAGCGTCTTCGCGCCCAGATACACGAGGTAGGCCGCCCCGGCGTACTTGACCGCGGCGTAGGCCAGCGCCGAGGCCCGGAGGAGCGCCGCGAGGCCCAGCGTCGCCGCGGTGGTGTGGACCAGGATGCCCGTGCTGACCCCCAGCGCCGAGGCGAGGCCGCCGCGCTTGCCGGTCGAGACGCCCTGCGTGAGCACGAAGACGGTGTCCGGACCGGGCGTCAGGATGAGGGCCATCGCGGCCGTCACGAACAGGAGGTAGGCCTGGAGGTCGATGCTCGGGAGCATTCGCGTGGGTCGGCTATCGGGGATAGCGGAAATAAGCGTGGCGCTCGCTGCGAGCCGCGACGGACCGACCGCACGGTTCTTGGCGCCGGTCGCGCTATCACTTCCCGTGTTCCCCGGACCGGACGACCCCGAGGCCGACCGCGACCTCGAGAGTGGGCTCCGGGGCGTCTCGCCCGCGACGCTCCGGGCGTTCGTCCTCCTCGCGGTGTTGGTGCAGGCCGGACTGTTCGCCCTCGCGCTCGGGGGACTGCTCGTCGCGTTTCGCGGTCAGCGACTGCTCGGCGGCGCGCTGGCGGTCGGGGGAGCGCTCGCGCTCGCGTTCTCGGTGGTTCTCTACAGGCGACGTTGAGGCGGCCCCGCCCGACGAACAAGACCTAACTTCGCCGGACACGAACCTCTCTCCACATGGACGACCGCCTCGAAAGCTTCCTCCGCTCGAAGATCCGGTCGGCGGGGCGACAGTACGCCGACGCCAAGCGGGCCTACGCCAACGCCCGGAAGGCCGCCCTGGCCGACCTCCCGCAGGACGCCGAGGGGAAGGCGCGAATCGTCTGCCGCCGGTACGCCGAACGCCGGGCCGTCGAACTCGACGCCAGGGCACGGCCCGCCTGCTTCGACCCCGACCACCCCGACTGCGAGGGGTGCGTCCGCGACGTGCGCGACGGTCGGGTCGAGACGTGGTGACGATGCGGAACGCGGAGACGACGACCGTCGCGACCGACGGGGGACGCGACGACTCGCTCGACCGACCGGTGGTCGCGCTCGTGATGGCCGGCGGGACCGGCACCCGGCTCTACCCCGCCAGCAGGTCGGACCGCCCCAAGCAGTTCCTCTCGCTCGGAAACGGGGATGACGGCGCGGGTGCGGCCGATGACTCACTGCTCTCGCAGACGGTCTCTCGGGTCAGTTTCGCCGACGAGGTGTACGTCTCGACCGCCGAAGCCCACGCCGACCGCGTGCGCGAGGCGGTGCCCGAGGCGGGCGTCCTCGTGGAACCCGCCGCGAAGGACACCGGGCCGGCGCTGGTCTACGCCGCCCACCGCGTGCGCGAACAGGTCGGCGACTGCGTCCTGCTCTGCGTGCCGAGCGACCACCTGATCGCGGGCGACTTCGCGTCCGCGGTCCGGACCGCGGCCCGCGCTGCAGCCGAAACGAGGGGGCTTGTCGCGTTCGGCGTCGAACCGACTCGTCCCGCCACCGGCTACGGTTACATCGAACCCGACGAATCTGCCGGCGAGTGGGCCGAGATCGAGCAGTTCCGGGAGAAGCCCGACCGGGCGACCGCCGAGCGGTTCGTCGACCGAGGTTTCTACTGGAACGCCGGACTGTTCGCGTGGACGCCCCGAGCCCTGCTCCGGGCCGCCCGCGACTCGCCGCTCGGACCCCTGGTCGAGGCGCTCGAGGCCGGAGCGGCCGAACGGGGGTTCGCGGAGGTCGAGTCGGTCAGCGTCGACTACGCGATCATGGAGCGCACCGACGACGCCTACGTCGTGCCCGCCGACTTCGAGTGGGACGACGTGGGGTCGTGGGACGCGATCGAGCGCGTGGTCGAGACCGACGCGGACGGCAACGCGGTGCTCGGGGACGCGCTCGCCGTCGACGCCGCGGACAACGTCGTCGCGACCGACGGGGAGATCCACGTCAGCGTGGTCGGCGTCGACGACCTGGTCGTCGCGGCCTACGGCGACCGGGTGGTGGTCGTGCCGAAGGACGACGCCCAGCGCGTGCGCGAGGTCGTCGCGGAATTGCGCGAGCAGGGACGGTTCTGACGGCCGATTGAACTTTACGCTCGTTCGTCGTAGCGCCGGCGTATGGCCGACGCACCCGGCGTTCAGACCGTCGAGACCGAGGACGAGTTCATCCACGTCCGGTTCCGCGACCCCGACGACTTCGACACCATCCGGACGCCCGACTGGGCCGCGAAGGCCGCCCGCGACGTCTCGGAGGGCGCGGAGGTCCGGACCGGCAAGCGGAAGGACGGCGACGACTGGGAGGTCCAGAGCGTCCTCGTCAAGAAGAGCGTGGGCGAGGACAAGGCCCGCGAGCAGGCCGAGGAGATCGTCGAGAAGATTGAGTCGTGGTCGGCGTGTTGGCGGACCTCGGGGCAGTCCTGGACGGACGGTCGGGGTGCTCGTCCTGTCTCCGACCCGAAACTAAAAAATATCGCCTCTAATCGACAGAATCTTACTATTGATAGCTTCGTCCGAAATTTTATATATGGTCTTTGGAAACACCGCGGTGTTGATTTCCAATGGTTAACGAACTGGCGGCACTCGACCCCAAGGAGCTGATTCTCGTGCTCATCGCGCTGATGGGCGCGGTTCCGGTGGCGATACAGTACAGGGACCAGTCGCGGTGGTTCGCGCTCGGTTACGCGATGCTGGTGATCGGCGCGATAAGCACGAACCTCGAATCGTTCGTCCTCGGCGAGGTTCTGAACGGCGTCGAGCACGGCGTCGGCCTGATGGGGGCGGCGCTCGCATTCGCCGGAGCCGCGTACCTCCGACGGAAGAACGTCGTCCGCGACGACGAGGTGACCCCGACCGATGCCTAGCGTCACGCTGCTGTTCGACCTGATCGCGGTCGCCGGCTTCGGCGTGGCGGTCGGCTACGGGTTCCTGAACTACCGCGACGCCGACGTCGAGGCGAGCTTCTGGGTGAACTTCACGTTCGGGTCGGCGCTGGGACTGCTCTGGGCGACCGTCATCGCGCTGGAGGGGTTCGGGCTGAACGCCGCCATCCTCGACACCCTCAGCGTGTCGCTGATGACGGTCACGACCGGCGTGTTCGCCATCGGCTCGACCGGCGGCCTCGCCGTCGTCGAGGACATGAAGGGCGCGTTCGAGGACGCCGAGGCGTCGGCCCGCGAGGCCGAGGCGTCGCGCGAGCAGGCCGAGACCGCCAAGGAGGAGGCCGAGACCGCCAAAGAGGAGGCCCAACGCGAACGTCGCGAGGCCAAGCAGCTCAATGAGCACCTCGAGGAGAAGGCGGCGTCGATGAGCGCGACCATGGGTCGGGCCGCCGCGGGCGACCTCTCCCAGCGGATGGATCCCGAGAGCCGGAGCGAGGCGATGGAGCAGATTGCCGAGGAGTTCAACGCCATGATCACCGACCTCGAGCGCACGGTCGGCCGCATCAAGGAGTTCTCGGTCGAGGTCTCCAACGCCAGCGAGGAGGCCAGCGCGGGCGCCCGGGAGGTCGAGAGCGCGAGCGTGGAGGTCGCCGAGTCCGTCGAGGACATCTCGGCGGGCGCGACGGAGCAGTCCGAGCACGTCGACGAGGTCACGAGCGAGATGAGCACGCTGTCGGCGACCATCGAGGAGGTCGCGGCCTCCGCCGACGAGGTCGCGAACCTCTCCGAAGGGGCCGCGGAGAAGGGCGCGACCGGTCGCGAACTCTCCGACGAGGCGATGGACGAGATGGACCGGATCGAGGAGACGACGGTCGAGACGGTCGAGACGGTCGAGCAGCTCGACGACGAGATGGCCCAGATCGGCGACATCGTCGACATGATCGACGACATCGCCGAGCAGACCAACGTGCTCGCCCTGAACGCCTCCATCGAGGCCGCCCGCGCGGGCGAGGCCGGCGAGGGATTCGCGGTGGTCGCCAACGAGGTCAAGGAACTGGCGGCGGAGACCCGCGACGCCACCCAGGAGATCGACGATCTCATCGAGCGGGTCCAGGATTCGACGTCGGCGACGGTCGAGGACATGCAGGAGATGCGCGAGCGGGTCGACGTCGGCATGGAGACCATCGACGAGGGGCTGGGAACGCTCGACGAGGTCGTCGAGGACGTCGAGGAGGCCAACACGGGCATCCAGGAGATCCACGAGGCCACCGAGGACCAGGCGACCTCGACCGAGGAGGTCGTCTCGATGGCGAGCGAGGTCGCCGACATCAGCGAACGGACCGCCTCCGAGGCCGAGTCGGTGTCGGCGGCGGCCGAGGAGCAGACCGCGTCACTGAGCCAGGTCACCGGCGAGATCGGGACCCTCTCGCAGAAGTCCGACGAGCTCGACGAACTGCTCGACCGGTTCGCGATGTCGACCGGCGCGTCCGACGCCTCGTCCGGTCCCGACGACGATCCGGCGCCGACGGCCGACGGGACCGACCGGCCGCTAGCGGCCGACGGCGGCGACGACTTCGAGTGGGCTGAGGAGGACCGATGAGCGCCACCGAGTCGGACGGGTCGACCCCGGCCGAGGAATCCCGGAGCTCCGCGGTGCCCGAGTTCGCGCTCGGCTCCCAGCGGTGCTGCATGCGCATCGAGCGCGTGGTCGAGATCGTCCGGACCGGGTCGGTCACCCCGACGGCGACCACGTCGCCTGGATCGAGCCCGACGACGAGCTCGCGGCCCGGGTAGCTGCGAATCCGGGGAGACGACCGGAGGAACACCTGTCTGCGTTGCGGCCGCCGGCGTCGGTCAGCTCCGGAGCCGTCCGCCGTCGACGGGCACCGCCGCGCCGTTGACGAAGCTCGCGCGCTCGCTGCAGAGGAACGCGACCGCGTCGCCGAACTCCTCCGGTCGGCCCACGCGGTCGAGCGGGATGTCCTCGGCCCACGCCGCCAGCCCCTCGTCGTAGGTGTCGTACTCGCCGCGCTCGACCGCGGCCTCCACGAGGTCCCGGATGCGGGGCGTCTCGTGGGCGCCGGGCAGCACCGCGTTGACCCGCACGTCCGGGGCGAACTCGCGGGCCTGGGTCTTCATCAGGCCGATGACCCCGCGCCGGACCGCGTTCGAGAGCACGAGGCCGTCGATGGCCTCCCGGACGCTGGTGGAGGTGACGTTGACCACGCTGCCGGCGTCGCTCTCGACCAGGTGCGGGTGGGCGACCTTCGTCAGCCGGACCACGCTCATCACCAGCAGGTCGTAGGCCTCGTACCAGTCGCGCTCGGACGTCTCGAGGAAGGGGCCGCTCGGCGGACCGCCGGCCGAGGTCACGACGTGGTCGAGCCCGCCGAACTCCTCGACGGTGGCGTCGACCAGCGCCTCGATCTCGTCGGGGTCGGTGATGTCGGTCGGGACCGCCACCACCTCGCCGTCGCCCGCGGCGTCGATCTCCTCCTTCGCGTCTTCGAGTTTCTCCTCGCCGCGGGCGCAGACGGCGACGTTCGCGCCCTCGGCGGCCAGAGCCTTCGCGGAGGCTCTGCCCAGTCCGCTCGAGCTCGCCGTCACGAGTGCCGCGTTACCGTCCAGTCCCAGGTCCATGCCCGGTGGTTCGGAGGCCGCGACAATAGGTCTCGGGGTGGCGGTCAGTCGTTCGGGGGAGCATCGTGGCGGCCGGCCGACGGATTACGCTTGCGGACTGGCCTCGCGGGACTTCCGGACCGTCACCTCGCCGTCGGTGGTCACGCCGATGAGCAGGTCCTCCTGGACATCCCGGCCCTCGACCGCGTCGCCGGCCTCGTCGCTCACCCGCTTCATCAGCTCCGGGGCTGCGTGGTTCACCTTCACCCGGGCCTCGTCGCAGGCGTCGTAGACCCGCGACGGCACGTCGTAGAGGTCGGTGCCGCCCTCGACCACGACCCGGACCGGCGCGCGGAGCGCCTCGGCGAACGCGACCGTCTCGCGGGCCTTCGCGACGTTCTCGCGGGCGCTGGCCTCGACGCTCGAGACGTTGGCCCGGGAGGTGCCGAGCGACTCGGCGATGGCTGCCTGGGCGACTCCGCGCTCGCGGAGCGCCAGCACCTCGGCCTGCCGCCGGGTCAGGACGCTGGCGTCGGCGTCGAACCCCGCGCGGTCGAGTAGCTCGTCGACGTCGTACTCCTCGCTCACGGTCGACCACCTCGTGGTCCGGACCGGCTCCGCGCGTGGCACTCGGTCATGGCCCTACGTACGCGCTCGGCAGGAAAAAACCCGCGACGACCGGCGCCGACTCGGCCGGCCGTCGCGTACCGGGTGTCCGTCGCGACGAACGCTGTTGGGACTGTCCATCCCGCCGCGACTGCTCGGTCGCCCCGACTCAGCTCCCCCAGAAGTTGTCGCGGCTCCCCAGCTGGGGTCGCGACGGGCCGTCGTCTCCGTCCGCGTCGTCGTCGCCGCCGTCTTCGGCGTCCGAGTCGCCCTCGTCGGTCTCGTCGCCGGCGTCCGAGTCGGCCGCGTCCTCCTCCTCCTCGCCATCCATCGGCAGGCGCTCGAGCTCCTCGCCCTGGGCGTGGTTGCCGTAGACGTTCGTAATCTTCACCTTCGCGCGGGCTTCGGGCAGGACGCCGTCGACCATCACGATGAACCCGTCGTCGGTCCGGCCGACGCCCGCGCCGCTCTCGTGGATGTCCTCGACGTCCACGACGACCTCCTCGCCCGGCTGGACCGGAGCGGTCTTGAGGTCCTTGATGGGCTGGCTGTAGTGCTGGCACCACTCGGCCCCGCCGCGGTCGCCGTAGTGCTGGCACCCCATCCCCTCGATGCGTTCCTGAAAACTCGGGCACTCTTCGGCGAGTGGACAGTCCGGCATGGCTGTGGGTACTTGCCGGGCTACCTAAACCTTTACGTACCGACCCAACGTTTTACCGCGGTCACGCCCCGAGCGGCGCTCCCTCGTAAAACGTTGATTAAAAGCCGTCGTCACCCCCTCATTCGCGCCTCCGGCGCTCGGTCGAGGGTTCCTCGGCCCGCTCGCTCACCGCGTTCGCTCGCCGTGAAACCGGTTGCAGACCCCCGCTACTCGCCGGCGACCAGGTACGTCTTGCCGCCCTTGCGCTCGAGGTAGACGTCGTTCACGTCGGCGAACCACTCGCCGACGTACTCGGTCACGCGGCCGGTCTCGACGTCGGAGACGTCGAGGATGGTCCGGTCGTCGGCGTCGGCGGTGCGTTCTCCGCGAGCGAACTCGGCTATCATACTCCGGACTTATCGCGGGAGTTATATCAAGGTGAGCCACCCGGAGTGAAAGTGAAACTGACCGACTGCTCCGCCGTGCGACCGGTTCCCGGTGGGTGCCGTGGCCCGCGACCGTCCCCGTCGTCCCGGCGACTCCGGCCGGCCGGCGTTCAGATGTACGTGGCGGCGACGTAGGTGAGTATCGCCAGCAGGACCAGCGGGATGACGTGGAGTCCGAGGACGATCACCGAGATGAACAGCGACGACGACGGCCACGGCGAGGCGAGCAGGAACATGAGAATGAAGAACGCGAGGATGAACAGCGGGATGATGTTCACCGAGATGTCCAGCAGCGTCTCGCGGTTGAACACGGGATGGGCCATGCACGGGAGGGACGGTCGCGAGCGGTTTAACGTCGTTGGCTGGCGGACCGGGGCTCACCCGTAGAGGAGCTGCTCGGCCTGCGTCCGGCGCCGGTCGAGGTCGAAGCCCGGTTCGACCTCCGGCTCCGCGTCGAGGCGGTCGAGCACCAGCAGTGGGTCGGTCCCGCCGCGCTCGACGCGCTCCAGCAGGGCCTCGAGTTCGCTCCGGTAGAGCGCCAGCGAGTCGAGCAGTCCGACCGCGAGCGCCATCGCCGCGCCGGTCTCCCCGTCCGGGAACGCGTCGCTGATGGCCGCGAAGTCGGATTCGTCGGAGCCATTCTCTGAGGGTTCGAGCGACAGACACCGGGTGCAGACCGCCGCGAACTCGCTCTCCTCGGGCAGGTGCTCGCGCAGGTCCGCTGGCACTCGGAAGGTCACTTGGTCGCCGCCGCACTCGGGACAGGACATATCCGGGGTTGGTCGGCGGCGGTGAAAAGCGTAGGTGGACGCGGTGGCGGTGCGGTCTCCGTAGTTCTACTGCCAGCGAACGAACGTGAGCGAGCAGGCCAAGCGACGACCGGAGTGAAACGGAGGGAGGAGCGCAGGCTTTTCATCAACGTTTTGCCAGTGAGGGAGGCCGAGAGCAACTTGCTCTCGGCCGACCGAGCGCAGCAAAAGGTTGTTAGTCGTCCGCGGCGACGGTCTCGGCTTCCTCGGCGGCCTCGGCCTGGGCGGCCTCGCGCTCCTCTTTCTCCTCCTCCTCCTTCTTGGCCTTGATCTTCTTGAGGCGGAAGATCTCCTCGCGCTCCTGCTCCTCGAGCTTCTGCTCGATGTACTCCTGGTTCTCCTTGAGCTCGGGCAGCAGCTTGAACTCCAGCGCGTTCACGCGGCGCTTGGTGGTCTCGATTTCGGTCAGCATCTTCTTCATCGCGGTCTCGACCTCCGCGGCGAGGATGATGCTCTCGAGCAGTTCCTCGTAGGCCTCGGCGGCCTCGTCGATGCGGGCGCTGGTGCCGAGCACGCCGTACCCGCGCTCGTCGAGGCCCTTCTTGACCTTGCTGGACTCGATCTGGGGCACGACGACGCCCATGATGTTCTTCGATTCGGTGGTGATCTCGGGGTGCTCCTCGAGGGCGGCCGCCGCCCCGCGGACCGCCACGTCGCCCTCCATCGCCCGGGCCATGTTTATCTTCTGCTGGGCGACCTCGTAGTTGTCCTCCAGCCCCGCCCGCACGTCCTGGGCCTGGTCGAGGATGTCCATGAACTCCATGATGAGGCCGTCGCGCTTCTGCTCCAGCGTGTCGTGGCCCCGCTCGGACAGCTCGATGCGGTCCTCGATCTGCATCAAGTTCTTCCGGGTGGGCTTGACGTCGTTGGCCATCTTGGCAGATGCTTGTGGCTCGAGCGGGTTAACCTTTTACAGTCTGCGTGTCCCGCGCAGGCGCCGGATACCCCCGGCCTGGCCGGTAATCCCGGATTTATGCGATCCGGTTGCAGCCCGAACGAATCGACGGCTGGCGCCGCCGCTTGTCGGTCGGAGTCGTCCGGGAGAAAGGCGATTCTCGCAGTCGTTCGTCGGCGGCGACCGAGACCGCACCTGCGACCGAAAATCGGCGTCCGAGACGGCGGTCAGTCCGCCGCGACTTCCTCGGCCGTCTCTTCCTCGGCGTCTTCGGGGTAGTACTTCTCGATGAGTTCCTCGTCGATGCGGTTGAGCTCCTCCTTGGGGAACATCCCGAGCAGGTCCCAGCCGATGTCGAGGGTGTCGTCGATGTCGCGGTTGGTGTTGAACCCCTGGTCGACGAACTCCTCCTCGAACCGGTCGGCGAAGTCGAGGTACTGGTTGTCGCGCTCCGAGAGGGCCTCGCGGCCGACGATGTTCACGAGGTCGCGCAGGTCCTCGCCCTCCGCGTACGCGGCGTACATCTGGTCGGAGACGTCGCCGTGGTCCTCGCGGGTCAGCCCCTCGCCGATACCGTCGTCCATCAGGCGCGAGAGGCTCGGCAGGACGTTGATCGGCGGGGTGACGCCCTGGGAGTTGAGGTCGCGGTCGATGTAGATCTGTCCCTCGGTGATGTACCCGGTCAGGTCCGGAATCGGGTGGGTGTCGTCGTCGCCGGGCATCGTGAGGATGGGGATCTGGGTGACCGACCCCTCGCGGCCCTCGATGCGGCCCGCACGCTCGTAGAGCTGAGCGAGGTCGGTGTACATGTACCCGGGGTACCCCCGGCGGCCCGGCACCTCTTCACGCGCGGCGCCGATCTCGCGCAGGGCCTCGCAGTAGTTGGTCATGTCCGTAAGGATGACCAGCACGTGGTAGCCCTTGTCGAACGCGAGGTACTCGGCGGTGGTGAGCGCGAGCCGCGGCGTGACCGTCCGCTCGACCGCGGGGTCGTCCGCGAGGTTCATGAAGACGACCGAGCGCTCGAGCGCGCCCGTCCGCTCGAAGTCTTCCATGAACTCGTTGGCCTCCTCGGCCGTGATGCCCATCGCGCCGAAGACCACCGCGAACTCCGAGCCCTCGCCGTCCTCGCTCGCTTCCTCCTCCTCGGGCACGGTCGCCTGTCGCGCGATCTGGAGCGCGAGCTCGCTGTGTGGCAGCCCGGACCCGGAGAAGATGGGGAGCTTCTGCCCCCGGACCAGCGTGTTCATGCCGTCGATGGCCGAGACGCCGGTCTGGATGAACTCCTCGGGGTACTCGCGGGCGGTCGGGTTGATGGCCGCGCCGACGATGTCGCGTCGGTCGTCCGGGACGATCTCCGGGCCGCCGTCGATGGGGTTGCCGGAACCGTCGAGGACGCGTCCGAGCAGGTCCTCGGTGACGGGCATCTTCATCGTCTCGCCCAGGAACCGGACCGAGCTCTTGGTGTCGATACCTTCGGTCCCCTCGAACACCTGAATCGAGACGAGCCCGTCGCTCGACTCGAGGACCTGTCCGCGCTTGGTGTCGCCGTTCGGCGTCTCGATCTCGACGATCTCGTCGTAGCCGATGGGCTCGTCGACCTCGGCGAACACCAGCGGACCGCTGATCTCCGTGATGGTTTGGTACTCTTTCATGGTTCTAGTAGAGCTCTCGAAGCTGCGATTTCATGTCGTCTTCGAGGTCGGCGACGAACTCGTCGGCCTCGTCGTCGGGCGTCGTCGCGATGCGGTTCAGGCGCGGCGCGGCGTCGATGGCGGTGATCTCCTCGACCGGGACGCCGGCGTCGAGCGCCTCGAACGCCTCGTCGTTGAACGTCCGGATCGCCCCGAGGATGAGGTAGGACTTCT from Halorussus rarus includes the following:
- a CDS encoding methyl-accepting chemotaxis protein — translated: MPSVTLLFDLIAVAGFGVAVGYGFLNYRDADVEASFWVNFTFGSALGLLWATVIALEGFGLNAAILDTLSVSLMTVTTGVFAIGSTGGLAVVEDMKGAFEDAEASAREAEASREQAETAKEEAETAKEEAQRERREAKQLNEHLEEKAASMSATMGRAAAGDLSQRMDPESRSEAMEQIAEEFNAMITDLERTVGRIKEFSVEVSNASEEASAGAREVESASVEVAESVEDISAGATEQSEHVDEVTSEMSTLSATIEEVAASADEVANLSEGAAEKGATGRELSDEAMDEMDRIEETTVETVETVEQLDDEMAQIGDIVDMIDDIAEQTNVLALNASIEAARAGEAGEGFAVVANEVKELAAETRDATQEIDDLIERVQDSTSATVEDMQEMRERVDVGMETIDEGLGTLDEVVEDVEEANTGIQEIHEATEDQATSTEEVVSMASEVADISERTASEAESVSAAAEEQTASLSQVTGEIGTLSQKSDELDELLDRFAMSTGASDASSGPDDDPAPTADGTDRPLAADGGDDFEWAEEDR
- a CDS encoding SDR family oxidoreductase, which gives rise to MDLGLDGNAALVTASSSGLGRASAKALAAEGANVAVCARGEEKLEDAKEEIDAAGDGEVVAVPTDITDPDEIEALVDATVEEFGGLDHVVTSAGGPPSGPFLETSERDWYEAYDLLVMSVVRLTKVAHPHLVESDAGSVVNVTSTSVREAIDGLVLSNAVRRGVIGLMKTQAREFAPDVRVNAVLPGAHETPRIRDLVEAAVERGEYDTYDEGLAAWAEDIPLDRVGRPEEFGDAVAFLCSERASFVNGAAVPVDGGRLRS
- a CDS encoding mannose-1-phosphate guanylyltransferase; this translates as MRNAETTTVATDGGRDDSLDRPVVALVMAGGTGTRLYPASRSDRPKQFLSLGNGDDGAGAADDSLLSQTVSRVSFADEVYVSTAEAHADRVREAVPEAGVLVEPAAKDTGPALVYAAHRVREQVGDCVLLCVPSDHLIAGDFASAVRTAARAAAETRGLVAFGVEPTRPATGYGYIEPDESAGEWAEIEQFREKPDRATAERFVDRGFYWNAGLFAWTPRALLRAARDSPLGPLVEALEAGAAERGFAEVESVSVDYAIMERTDDAYVVPADFEWDDVGSWDAIERVVETDADGNAVLGDALAVDAADNVVATDGEIHVSVVGVDDLVVAAYGDRVVVVPKDDAQRVREVVAELREQGRF
- a CDS encoding Tfx family DNA-binding protein; the encoded protein is MSEEYDVDELLDRAGFDADASVLTRRQAEVLALRERGVAQAAIAESLGTSRANVSSVEASARENVAKARETVAFAEALRAPVRVVVEGGTDLYDVPSRVYDACDEARVKVNHAAPELMKRVSDEAGDAVEGRDVQEDLLIGVTTDGEVTVRKSREASPQA
- a CDS encoding TRAM domain-containing protein, encoding MPDCPLAEECPSFQERIEGMGCQHYGDRGGAEWCQHYSQPIKDLKTAPVQPGEEVVVDVEDIHESGAGVGRTDDGFIVMVDGVLPEARAKVKITNVYGNHAQGEELERLPMDGEEEEDAADSDAGDETDEGDSDAEDGGDDDADGDDGPSRPQLGSRDNFWGS
- a CDS encoding LysE family translocator — encoded protein: MLPSIDLQAYLLFVTAAMALILTPGPDTVFVLTQGVSTGKRGGLASALGVSTGILVHTTAATLGLAALLRASALAYAAVKYAGAAYLVYLGAKTLWRGQDLDLVSDENGLPEGGEAAPDLRRGFLRGVTVNVLNPKVALFFLAFLPQFVGAGGGPAASGATPIPEMLALGGTYAALTAAYLGTVGLLSGGVRSAFRARPRLADGLRWVSGSLLVGLGAALALDAR
- a CDS encoding V-type ATP synthase subunit D, whose translation is MANDVKPTRKNLMQIEDRIELSERGHDTLEQKRDGLIMEFMDILDQAQDVRAGLEDNYEVAQQKINMARAMEGDVAVRGAAAALEEHPEITTESKNIMGVVVPQIESSKVKKGLDERGYGVLGTSARIDEAAEAYEELLESIILAAEVETAMKKMLTEIETTKRRVNALEFKLLPELKENQEYIEQKLEEQEREEIFRLKKIKAKKEEEEKEEREAAQAEAAEEAETVAADD
- a CDS encoding replication factor A (Replication protein A protects and stabilize the intermediate ssDNA that is generated by the unwinding action of a DNA helicase at the replication fork. In addition, SSBs prevent the formation of secondary structures by single-stranded template DNA.); its protein translation is MSDVRQHAEDVREQFSEHLDLTVEEVEERLDNLVNEYRVPIEEARRSVVSHYLDEAGLERDDVRSGGGGGSEEMNVEDVDEDEMWLALTAKVVDLWEPRSDAVGQVGLIGDETGTIKFTKWADSDLPELEEGTVYRLGNLVSDEYQGDYSVKLNRTTTVEELDEDIEVGDNTEEVTGALVDIQSGSGLIKRCPEEGCTRVLQNGRCSEHGEVEGEFDLRIKGVLDDGVEVHEVIFDKEATEELTGIGLQEAQDMAMDALDTTVVAEEMREKTLGLYYRVAGPTMGRYLLVDEMEELAGPTDAEDVLIRARSM
- a CDS encoding DUF6276 family protein, translating into MSCPECGGDQVTFRVPADLREHLPEESEFAAVCTRCLSLEPSENGSDESDFAAISDAFPDGETGAAMALAVGLLDSLALYRSELEALLERVERGGTDPLLVLDRLDAEPEVEPGFDLDRRRTQAEQLLYG
- a CDS encoding DUF7322 domain-containing protein, producing MFPGPDDPEADRDLESGLRGVSPATLRAFVLLAVLVQAGLFALALGGLLVAFRGQRLLGGALAVGGALALAFSVVLYRRR
- a CDS encoding DUF6684 family protein — encoded protein: MAHPVFNRETLLDISVNIIPLFILAFFILMFLLASPWPSSSLFISVIVLGLHVIPLVLLAILTYVAATYI
- a CDS encoding DUF7091 family protein, which produces MDDRLESFLRSKIRSAGRQYADAKRAYANARKAALADLPQDAEGKARIVCRRYAERRAVELDARARPACFDPDHPDCEGCVRDVRDGRVETW